Part of the Plasmodium malariae genome assembly, chromosome: 9 genome is shown below.
AAGCATATACTTGaaaatattctaaaaaaatgtgatacttatgatttttataaattcctgcttatattgttatatgtCAATTATTACCACACATGTTCCACTTATTTTgactttattaaaaaaaaaaggttaaacAGCTTTAAATTTaactataaattttatgaacacaTTAAATTCCATATGTGCTCTACTACGAATGACTACTTGTCTGAGCATGACCTGTCCGAGGAGACACTTGCAGAGAAAGCGGCAGGTAAAGCAGCGAACGAACCTGCAGATGAAGCACTAACACAGGGAAGGTGCAACAAAGGGGACAGTTGGCATAATAAGGGCACGGGTGCCAATACAGGTTCGAGTAAAAGCCCACAACCCATTGATACAACCAATGAGAAAACAAATGCAGTATATATGGAAAGGAACGAATTTGAGGATATAGAacttttacaaaattatttgaattcaGTTAATTTAAGTTATTTGAGTGAAAAtgatataagtatatatagcCCTCTATTTTCCTATGCTTCAAGTAATATTATTCTCAAGTAtggaaaatggaaaaatgggaaattaaaaaaatggatttaCGCGACTGATAATTCTATGTACGAATCTGTAGGCTGTTTagataatatacaaaatgaGCATGCAGAATTttcaaataagaaaaataataacccGTCTAATATgttttctaataaaaattacaatgttattaataatttcctGAATAACTTGTCCTCTTCCGCCATAAGTAACATATAtaggcaaaaaaaaaggaaaaagcaaaaaaaaagaaaaaaacaaaaaaacgaCCAACATTTTTACGGGTCAAGGGGGGAAGAACCAATTGGTGAGGGGATAAAACACAAGGGAAAAAGAACAAGGAAAGAGGGGGATCAAGACATCGAACAATGTGCAAGAGATCATATTAGTTTAGAAGGTAACGTAGACGTTGTTGAGGATAAAGCGTGTATTTTGGAGATGAAGAGCGTATACACAACAGATGAAAGGGAAGGAGACGAAGGGCAAGAGGACGATGGGGAGGAAGAATCGGACAAATCGGACAAATTGGATAAATTAGATAAATCGGATGAATCGGATGAATCGCATGAATCGCATGAATCGCATGAATCAGATGAATCGCATGAATCGCATGAATCAGATGAATCAGATGAATCGCATGAATCGGATGAGGGCGGAGAGAATGAACGAAGGGAACCGTTCGAGCGGGATGAAGAGAAGCCCCCCCATATATGGAAACCCTTTGCTTATGACACAAACGCAGATTCAAACATACCAATGCATGCAAAGAATTTAATTAAGCATAATAAAAGCTTTATATATGACGAGAAAACGGGTAGGAAAGGAACGAATAGTAGAAAAACAAGTGAACATTTAATATCCACTTGTTCAAATACTTCAAGCAATATTATTTCCAAAAAAGGGAATAATATCTCATCTTCTCTTCTTTTGGGAACAAATGAGAATATCAGTAATTCATCATCTGGAAGAGAGAAGAATggacataatatttttaatgaagaGAAGAGttacaaatatacaaaattttcgAATACCTTGAATAATAAGAGTAACCAATTAGatgataaaattttcaaaaaaaaaaaaaaattaaaaataaaaaaaaaggagtttGTAAACAACTTTATCacaaataaaacattaaacCAGAATAGTGATGTCAAGGAATACAACTACAAAAAtgttgaaaatatttataatggaATGAATAAGGAgcaagggaaaaaaaaaaataaaaagggaggagaaggaaaagaaataaaaaaaaaaaaaaaaaaagagatgtTTCATCAAAGAGTGGAAGGAGAGTTCATGAAGCCAACTCATCACCTGGAGCTATCAAAAGGGAGAAGAAAACAATGGAAAAAGTGTATCAAGGAAAAAAGGCTGAACGAAGTTCTAATAGGTACAACCGTGATAATAGTGGAAGCAGCGTTGACATTAATAACATAGGAAATAATGACTATGGAAGTAATAAAGTAGGAAATAATTACTGTGCGAGTAATAACGTAGGAAGTAATGACTACGGGAGTAATGATAAACGAAACTACCATTCCATTACGTCCCATAATTACGATTTGCCGAAAAAAGGCTTTTCACTAATATGGAGTttgaaaaagatgaaaaattcGCACCTTTCCGCAAATGAGCATATAACATTCGAAGCTccagaaaattataattacgACCATAGTAATACTTTGGATGAAGgtcaaaaaaagaaaaagtccTTTTTTAGGAGCATTTTAGGAGTCAAGAGGGATAAAAAGAAGAGCCAATAAACTGTTACAATCGTAGTGGAATGATGTACATGCATTAAGGCTCTACCAAACAATTACGCGgaagggggaaaaaaaaataaaaaaaatatcatcaACAGCAAACTATTTTGAAGTTTTTGCCAAAATTTttccattctttttttttttttttttttttttttttgtacatttaattttttagtttttctcTTCACTCTAAATATGTTACAAAATGTTTccttccattttttcctAGTCTTTAtagcacacatatatatacatatatgtatatgtatatatagatatagatagatTGATAGGtagatacatacatacatgtatgtatacagaCATGTATTCTtaagtatgtacatatatacttacatacgtacatatacacatatatgggTGATGCCTGTATAACAGTAAAACTTCTAACTGTTATTAATTTccctttttaattataatacatgATTTGTTGGTACATGTCAAAACCTGATACAAATAATTCAACAAAGAGAAagattttctctttttttttttttttttttttttttttttctcttttcgtTATGAATATTAAAAGGGAAAAGTACTTATAAGGtaacatgaaaaaatgataacGTTATACTATATGCTCTCtaatgattatataaaagttGAGAATATAAGATGATAACGTTATGCATACTGTGTATTATCAAAATGATAACTTTAAAGGGGGTATtggtaaaacaaaaaagtacGCTGTACGTAAATGCAAGAAAAACAAaggggaaataaaaataaaaaaaatgatataatattatgtaacaaataaatgaGATTAACAACAGCCATGgtataaatatgcaaaataagACAGCGGAAATGCAAAATTTCACATAACAGTAATGCACAAATAATTGAAAACTAGATTTTCCAAATATGGAgcattgaaaaaaaaaattatatacaaaatggAAGGGGGATGCTTGTTTAgccatttcatttttatgtacagATATATACGCCATTATCACAGGCATTGTGTGTACATTCGGAGTTGtacaatttaaaataaaaaatatattctacgCAGATGAGAAAAAACTCAATATAagatttttatctttatacatttttaagtacttttaaaaaattttataaaaacgaGTATGCAACTTTCTAGGTATAtcataaatatgatatataatttttttcttttaaaactTTATAGAAAAGTATTAAATGTTACAACAGTTCttcaaaatgtttttttaaaaatatataaattaggaTTTAACCAACGATGCATCGTGAACAAGCGTACCATAAGACATGTATTTACAAGCCTCTTTCACTTTTGCGctttcgaaaaaaaaaaaaaaaaatatatatatatatatatatatatatatgcatttttaaCTTCACCTAATGAATATCTTCGATTTATGATACGTTATAtgtactttttctttttttttaatttccttaTCATTTGCATTCTAATAAGAACAATTGTTATCATGTATGTTATCATGATTGTTATCATGattgttatcattattgttatcattattgTTTTATCGTTATTATAACTGCTCTCCCCATCATTTGGTGCCTCATTTCATTCATTCAGATCAGTAATACCttttaaactaaaaaaataaaaaaacaattaaaatattcctaTCAAATGGGGGTCTACATCATTTTTTGAGTTATCATCCTTTTATTCccttcataaaaaaaaaaaaaaagggaaaaaatataaacgtaCGTAAAACCACCAAAGAACTTAACTATTTTGTACCACTAAACAGTGGTACCAGGATTTACCACTTTACGAAAAAATTGAtagtttaaaaatttttccaCTTAACTgctatatacttttatatatgttttcccACACAAATGTgcataacatatataacagATCGTAcaaatgcatacataaatataataacgaAATCaagaagtaaataaaatCTTTTCAATTAATCTCTTCAacttgttttaaaaataattatatataattttttaaaaaaatactacaTAACTAATATGCATATTCATTATTGTATGGCAAAAGATTATTACATGATATTCttattcacaaaaaaaaaaaaaaaaaaaaaaaaaagggcaCATCAATTATTCATGTACATTACATtgtatagtaaaaaaattttttttgcagaTGAAGTCTTGCAGCTCAAAAAGGAAACAGTTAAATGGTTAAGTTGTTAAGTAGGTAAGAAGCTAAGCAGTTATGAAGCTACTCAGTTAAGAATATAGGTAGTTGGGAAGCTATGTGGTTATGTTGTTAAACGGAACAGCACAATGCACCTTTAAAATCAACATGCTCACCGTAAAACTTAAATTTTTGAGgaatcaaaaaaagaaaaaaaaagaaaaagaccTTCTAATATTATAGCCTTAGAACAGTTACCCATATATGCATTCACTTTCATGAGAATGTACGCACGCACAAAAACATGCAACATATAGTAGTACAAAAAACATAGATTcaattaatttattctttagCTAACACTACGATTTAgttatgttaatatttttctcgCATTTCTTTACAACATgttatgtacaaatatgacgcatatattaacaaaacgaaaaagatcgttatataataataacgtGTAAATTAACATCTCtctttacttattttattaaaaatagctTTCATTTTGGTACttcaatatttacattttctttttcttttttttcatatttcttaaataCCAACCttttataaaagaagaaatttatttaagtaCCGGGTTTAAAAGAAAagctatattttattaattatttcataagCGTTCGATTTAACTATTGTAAAAGGaggcgaaaaaaaaaataaaaaactgcTATTTATAAACCTTTGTTTTATATGATTTTTCAAGTTGGtccatcttttttttttttttttttcgtatttttttatttatttattttttgttatttacaCGAATATGTAATCCCATTTTGTAAACGAAGCACAACATTTAAGGAGCGTTAAG
Proteins encoded:
- the PmUG01_09038800 gene encoding phosphatidylinositol-4-phosphate 5-kinase, putative, whose amino-acid sequence is MGNKCSCVEISNDKLKVLNSEAYLRIQDLEKAKFGENLETNITNENNEEEYFYRFEKKNFLNESGKKHNEEVTNGKTESNYESNMEKDCIINVKRILMYIKEHEGDFLMFFKERNATSLIFLKYIIMNYTTYIMYIHMGVIYIGEVSESNEKNGLGIIITPDQCIYIGEFENDKITGFGLYVHFSKSKYIGYWKRGKANNYGIFLHPDGTFYKGLWLNDKQNKKGIEYVNSNYVFLGNYEKGGKNGFGAFIWNNESMYIGNIKKNFFFKRGIYFLNKNKIYIGKWKYNCIQGKCEIFWVDKRQFFGYHNNNIKEGIGIYKWNDGRIYFGNWSNNKQHGYGIFILIRHYKDYEQYINNPFFLFFKSTQKIKKDFLVNLSKEAFFDNGKAKHILENILKKCDTYDFYKFLLILLYVNYYHTCSTYFDFIKKKRLNSFKFNYKFYEHIKFHMCSTTNDYLSEHDLSEETLAEKAAGKAANEPADEALTQGRCNKGDSWHNKGTGANTGSSKSPQPIDTTNEKTNAVYMERNEFEDIELLQNYLNSVNLSYLSENDISIYSPLFSYASSNIILKYGKWKNGKLKKWIYATDNSMYESVGCLDNIQNEHAEFSNKKNNNPSNMFSNKNYNVINNFLNNLSSSAISNIYRQKKRKKQKKRKKQKNDQHFYGSRGEEPIGEGIKHKGKRTRKEGDQDIEQCARDHISLEGNVDVVEDKACILEMKSVYTTDEREGDEGQEDDGEEESDKSDKLDKLDKSDESDESHESHESHESDESHESHESDESDESHESDEGGENERREPFERDEEKPPHIWKPFAYDTNADSNIPMHAKNLIKHNKSFIYDEKTGRKGTNSRKTSEHLISTCSNTSSNIISKKGNNISSSLLLGTNENISNSSSGREKNGHNIFNEEKSYKYTKFSNTLNNKSNQLDDKIFKKKKKLKIKKKEFVNNFITNKTLNQNSDVKEYNYKNVENIYNGMNKEQGKKKNKKGGEGKEIKKKVSSKSGRRVHEANSSPGAIKREKKTMEKVYQGKKAERSSNRYNRDNSGSSVDINNIGNNDYGSNKVGNNYCASNNVGSNDYGSNDKRNYHSITSHNYDLPKKGFSLIWSLKKMKNSHLSANEHITFEAPENYNYDHSNTLDEGQKKKKSFFRSILGVKRDKKKSQ